Proteins from a genomic interval of Harpia harpyja isolate bHarHar1 chromosome 7, bHarHar1 primary haplotype, whole genome shotgun sequence:
- the INO80D gene encoding INO80 complex subunit D, with protein sequence MYEGKHIHFSEVDNKPLCSYSPKLCKQRRLNGYAFCIRHVLEDKTAPFKQCEYVAKYNSQRCTNPIPKSEDRRYCNSHLQVLGFIPKKERKKKNDPIEEVKVRHQMDAMAFSLTVPSLALKMPNGLDGMSLSPPGARLPLHYLEAELEDPFAFNEEDDDLRKGATVRKKLQSKLAQNRQRQRETEILKVRQEHFSPLPAPLQQQPLQQQHSHLPPSSASLKPTGLPQGIVCKSPQPPNTSLPMQGVAPTTHTIAQARQLSNKRPLPLLPPARAPVTDPPRTDRVLMKATAFSPHSSCMSRLQRLVKLCTRKQQLDTDLFPHLGLDWSEDSGEELEDSEQTSPYQVAWSIRETLGYERHESDDDNADDRSSRVTRLCTYFQQKYKHLCRLERAESRQKKCRHTLRKALLQAASREPERAGQLIQELRRAACAHTSTSQARQRDAEPTTCSGTSKGEQCTNKALPFTRHCFQHILLNRSQQLFSSCTAKFADGQQCSVPVFDITHQTPLCEEHAKKMDNFLRGDSSRKVQHQQQRKPRKKTKPPALTKKHKKKRRRGPRRPQKPIPPAVPQGNLTMPASVSLPVEMPHIRSPSTPELSTDELPDDIANEITDIPHDLELNQEDFSDVLPRLPDDLQDFDFFEGKNGDLLPTTEEAEELERALQAVTSLECLSTIGVLTQTDGVPVQELSDRGIGVFSTGAGAPGIQSLSREVNTDLGELLNGRIVHDNFSGLELDENLLRSATLSNPPTPLAGQIQGQFSAPANVSLTSATLINQSGLGERAFPGQFHGLHDGSHASQRPHPAQLLSKADDLITSRQQYSSDHSHSSPHGSHYDSEHVPSPYSDHITSPHTTSFSGDNLAATFSAEMPMMAQHLLPTQLDVPLSGVVNPRTHWGNLPVNLGDPSPFSNLLGADGHLLSTSLSTPPTTSHSETTQPAFATVTPNSSSVLPGLPQTSFSGMGPASAELMASTSPKQQLPQFSAAFGHQLSSHSGIPKDLQPSHSSIAPPTGFAVTGATATSTNNASAPFTTSN encoded by the exons ATGTATGAAGGCAAACACATACACTTCTCTGAGGTTGACAATAAGCCCTTGTGCTCATATAGCCCCAAACTGTGCAAGCAGAGGCGACTTAACGGCTACGCCTTCTGTATCAGACACGTTCTGGAGGACAAGACTGCCCCCTTCAAGCAATGTGAATATGTGGCCAAGTATAACAGCCAACGCTGCACCAACCCCATCCCCAAATCTGAGGACCGTAG GTACTGTAACAGCCACCTGCAGGTACTTGGCTTTATAccgaaaaaggagaggaagaaaaagaatgatcCCATAGAGGAGGTAAAGGTCAGGCATCAGATGGATGCTATGGCCTTCAGTCTGACAGTGCCCAGCCTGGCCTTGAAGATGCCCAATGGGCTGGATGGGAtgtccctctcccctccagggGCTAGGCTTCCTCTCCACTACCTGGAGGCAGAATTAGAAGACCCCTTTGCTTTCAACGAGGAGGATGATGACCTAAGGAAAGGGGCAACAGTGAGGAAAAAGTTGCAGAGCAAGTTGGCTCAAAACCGGCAGCgccagagagagacagagattttaaaagttcGCCAAGAGCACTTTAGCCCCCTTCCTgcacctttgcagcagcagcctctgcagcagcagcactcccATCTGCCACCTTCATCAGCTTCGTTAAAGCCGACAGGGCTACCGCAGGGCATAGTCTGCAAGTCACCTCAACCTCCGAACACCAGCCTACCAATGCAGGGAGTGGCACCCACCACACACACTATAGCACAAGCCCGGCAGTTGTCTAACAAGAGACCTCTGCCTCTCCTGCCACCCGCTAGGGCTCCTGTCACGGACCCTCCAAGGACTGATCGGGTCCTCATGAAAGCCACAGCCTTCTCTCCGCACTCATCCTGCATGAGCCGGCTACAGAGACTGGTGAAACTGTGCACTCGAAAACAGCAGCTGGACACTGATCTGTTTCCACATTTAG GGCTGGATTGGTCTGAAGACAGTGGAGAAGAGTTGGAGGATTCAGAGCAAACCTCCCCTTACCAGGTTGCGTGGTCTATCCGAGAAACCCTTGGCTATGAGAGACATGA gTCCGATGATGACAATGCAGATGACAGGAGTTCCAGGGTGACCAGACTTTGCACTTACTTTCAGCAGAAATACAAGCACCTCTGCCGCCTGGAGCGGGCAGAATCTCGTCAGAAGAAGTGCCGGCATACACTCCGGAAAGCCTTGCTGCAGGCGGCCAGCAGAGAGCCGGAGCGTGCTGGGCAGCTGATACAAGAACTCCGAAGAGCTGCGTGTGCTCATACCAG cacaagcCAAGCGAGGCAGAGAGATGCAGAACCAACAACCTGTAGTGGGACTTCGAAGGGAGAACAGTGCACTAACAAGGCCCTTCCATTCACCAGGCATTGTTTTCAGC ATATCTTATTGAACCGTTCTCAGCAGCTCTTCTCAAGTTGCACAGCCAAGTTTGCGGATGGTCAACAGTGCTCTGTGCCAGTTTTTGACATTACACACCAGACACCTCTGTGCGAAGAACATGCCAAAAAAATG GACAATTTCTTGAGAGGGGACAGCTCCCGTAAAGTtcagcaccagcagcagaggaaacCCAGGAAAAAAACGAAGCCACCTGCACTTACTAAAAAACACAAGAAGAAGAGAAGGCGAGGCCCACGCCGGCCCCAGAAGCCCATTCCTCCTGCAGTGCCCCAAGGGAACCTCACCATGCCTGCCAGTGTCTCACTGCCAGTAGAGATGCCCCACATACG GAGCCCCTCCACACCAGAGCTGAGTACTGATGAGCTGCCTGATGATATCGCCAATGAAATCACAGACATTCCACATGACTTGGAATTGAATCAGGAGGACTTCTCTGATGTCCTGCCACGGCTGCCCGATGACTTGCAAGATTTTGATTTCTTTGAAG GTAAAAATGGAGATCTCCTTCCGACTACAGAAGAGGCTGAAGAACTGGAACGGGCCCTGCAGGCTGTAACTTCTCTTGAGTGCCTGAGTACCATTGGAGTACTTACACAGACAGATGGTGTGCCAGTTCAGGAGCTGTCAGATAGAGGGATAGGGGTGTTCTCTACAGGTGCTGGAGCTCCAGGAATTCAGTCCTTGAGTCGAGAGGTTAACACGGATCTGGGGGAGCTGTTGAATGGGCGTATAGTACATGATAATTTCTCCGGTCTGGAGCTGGATGAGAACTTGCTCCGTTCTGCTACCTTGTCCAACCCACCTACGCCCCTGGCAGGGCAGATCCAGGGGCAATTCTCAGCCCCAGCCAACGTCAGCCTTACTTCTGCCACTCTGATAAACCAGAGTGGCCTTGGGGAGAGAGCCTTCCCAGGACAGTTTCATGGACTTCATGATGGCAGCCATGCCTCCCAGAGGCCCCACCCTGCCCAGCTGCTGAGCAAGGCAGATGACCTGATCACCTCACGACAGCAATACAGCAGTGACCATTCACACTCCTCACCCCATGGAAGCCATTATGATAGTGAGCATGTGCCGTCTCCCTACAGTGACCATATCACATCCCCTCACACCACATCCTTTTCTGGTGATAACTTGGCAGCTACCTTCTCAGCAGAGATGCCCATGATGGCACAGCACTTGCTCCCAACTCAGCTGGATGTGCCACTTAGCGGGGTGGTCAACCCCAGAACTCACTGGGGAAATCTTCCTGTCAATCTTGGGGACCCCTCTCCGTTTAGCAACCTTCTTGGTGCAGATGGACACCTCCTGTCCACCTCCCTGTCCACACCACCTACCACCTCGCACTCAGAGACCACACAGCCTGCCTTCGCCACTGTGACCCCCAACAGCTCCAGTGTGCTTCCGGGGTTACCGCAGACCAGTTTTAGTGGCATGGGTCCTGCCTCCGCTGAACTCATGGCCTCCACCTCCCCTAAACAACAGCTCCCTCAGTTCAGCGCAGCCTTTGGGCACCAGCTGAGCTCCCACAGTGGCATCCCCAAGGACCTGCAGCCCAGCCACAGCTCCATAGCTCCTCCCACGGGCTTCGCAGTGACCGGTGCCACCGCTACCAGTACCAATAATGCATCCGCGCCCTTCACCACCTCCAACTGA